One segment of Streptosporangium brasiliense DNA contains the following:
- a CDS encoding sensor histidine kinase: MPSEDKHQPVAPVLLVTLLIVILAETATWLAWPSMTTLGDPSLLAVACVSAAGLVLARRRWPLVALLGAAVLFGRFIETGVALAVIAYGTASRIPARGVAWVPAGALQTVIALAPAPPAAWRQVTVVMVTISVICLAAPALLGLIVVQRERLVHALRERNDVLERAHELTASRARLLERSRIAQEMHDLIGHRLGLISLYAGGLELSATPPLAERARLVRDTAATAMNELRAVLKVLRGGADSPSDGLTDATGTRANWSAWSANRRRPGPRSPSAGPDPTSGRSTGRYG; encoded by the coding sequence ATGCCATCCGAGGATAAACATCAGCCGGTCGCGCCGGTGCTGTTGGTCACCCTCCTGATCGTGATACTGGCCGAGACCGCCACCTGGCTGGCCTGGCCGTCCATGACCACGCTGGGCGACCCCAGCCTGTTGGCCGTCGCGTGTGTGTCCGCCGCCGGGCTGGTGCTGGCACGACGGCGCTGGCCGCTGGTCGCGCTGCTGGGGGCGGCGGTGCTGTTCGGCCGCTTCATCGAGACCGGGGTCGCCCTCGCGGTCATCGCGTACGGCACCGCCAGCCGTATCCCGGCCCGCGGCGTCGCATGGGTGCCGGCCGGAGCCCTGCAGACGGTCATTGCCCTGGCGCCCGCACCGCCGGCGGCCTGGCGGCAAGTCACCGTCGTCATGGTCACGATCTCGGTGATCTGCCTGGCCGCGCCGGCGCTCCTGGGGCTCATCGTGGTCCAGCGCGAGCGACTCGTGCACGCCCTGCGGGAGCGCAACGACGTACTGGAACGCGCCCACGAGCTGACCGCCTCACGGGCCCGACTGCTCGAACGTTCCCGGATCGCCCAGGAGATGCACGACCTGATCGGCCACCGGCTCGGCCTCATCTCCCTGTACGCCGGAGGGCTGGAGCTGAGCGCCACTCCTCCGCTGGCCGAGCGCGCACGACTGGTGCGGGACACAGCGGCCACGGCCATGAACGAGTTGCGGGCCGTCCTGAAAGTCCTGCGGGGCGGCGCGGACAGCCCCTCCGACGGCCTCACCGACGCGACGGGCACCCGCGCGAATTGGAGCGCCTGGTCGGCGAATCGCAGGCGGCCGGGACCGAGGTCTCCCTCCGCTGGACCGGACCCGACATCGGGCAGGAGCACCGGGCGGTACGGATAG
- a CDS encoding Tn3 family transposase yields MRADYGPFTDVARGRIDLGRIERHREDIPRIVGAIRTGAARACEVTRMLSRDGRSTPSRESRPGVHGTGADLGWFLPARAWATRALAWP; encoded by the coding sequence ATGCGCGCCGACTACGGGCCGTTCACCGACGTCGCCCGCGGCCGCATCGACCTGGGGCGCATCGAGCGGCACCGGGAGGACATCCCGCGGATCGTCGGGGCGATCCGCACCGGCGCGGCCCGCGCCTGTGAGGTGACCCGGATGCTGTCGCGCGATGGCCGCTCAACCCCGTCCCGTGAGAGCCGGCCCGGTGTTCACGGGACGGGGGCCGATCTGGGCTGGTTCCTGCCGGCGAGGGCGTGGGCGACCAGAGCGTTGGCGTGGCCGTGA
- a CDS encoding DUF4287 domain-containing protein encodes MATPVKGNPAGYFSSIETKYGRPVQDWIDLINASPLTKHMELVGRLKTEHGLGHGHANALVAHALAGRNQPRSAPVP; translated from the coding sequence ATGGCCACACCGGTCAAGGGCAACCCCGCCGGCTACTTCTCCTCGATCGAGACCAAGTACGGCCGCCCCGTCCAGGACTGGATCGATCTCATCAATGCCTCACCCCTGACCAAGCACATGGAACTCGTCGGCCGGCTCAAGACCGAGCACGGCCTGGGTCACGGCCACGCCAACGCTCTGGTCGCCCACGCCCTCGCCGGCAGGAACCAGCCCAGATCGGCCCCCGTCCCGTGA
- a CDS encoding winged helix-turn-helix transcriptional regulator: MMAREYGQFCGLARALEMVGERWMLLIVRNLLSGPQRYGDLRKGLPAIPTNILSTRLKRLEEAGLASRRALPHPERAVVYELTDYGRDLEPALIALGRWGARTMTEPRPGEAITAESVAMAFRTTYQPEAARDTTVGYEVRMGEFTLRLQITVGALTVGIGPHPAPDLIIERLNDQGIHALMTGAKTPDQALTDGSVRVEGDPALLHRFVQAFRF, from the coding sequence ATGATGGCTCGTGAGTACGGACAGTTCTGCGGCCTGGCCCGCGCGTTGGAGATGGTCGGCGAACGCTGGATGCTGCTGATCGTCCGCAACCTGCTGTCGGGGCCCCAGCGCTACGGCGACCTGCGCAAGGGCTTGCCCGCCATCCCGACCAACATCCTGTCGACCCGCCTCAAACGACTCGAGGAGGCGGGCCTGGCCTCCCGACGCGCGCTGCCCCACCCCGAGCGCGCGGTCGTCTATGAGCTCACCGACTACGGACGCGATCTGGAACCGGCGCTGATCGCGCTCGGCCGCTGGGGCGCCCGCACGATGACCGAGCCCCGCCCCGGCGAGGCCATCACCGCCGAATCGGTGGCCATGGCCTTCCGCACCACCTACCAGCCGGAGGCGGCCCGGGACACCACCGTCGGCTATGAGGTGCGCATGGGCGAGTTCACCCTCCGCCTGCAGATCACCGTCGGAGCCCTGACGGTCGGCATCGGTCCGCACCCGGCCCCGGACCTCATCATCGAAAGGCTGAACGACCAGGGGATCCACGCGCTGATGACCGGTGCCAAGACCCCCGATCAAGCACTCACCGACGGCAGCGTGCGGGTGGAGGGTGATCCCGCACTTCTCCACCGGTTCGTCCAGGCGTTTCGCTTCTGA
- a CDS encoding pentapeptide repeat-containing protein, translating to MTRIEDRTPPLPRHPIRTDKIARVGASWRQRLSAPFIVTALLGMAALACAILLPRHLLAWDLGSAQPPADYAAAVNNIRTALLQGVGGLVLLVGAYLTWRQLQLSRHGQATESFAAAIAHLGDSSVDVRLGGIYALERIARSSAADRRTIGEILTAFIGTRTRHPHRNAQDAQRTAATPDDSVNLSLRAPDLHAALTVLGRRQSVRGQVLGLDRVVLPKANLASARLQDVDLHFSDLTESSLVGVDLTRADLTGVRLAGAILPDAVLYQADLRDAVLTGIIAEGIDLRATDLSKADLRNANLCGARLDYSDLRGATLSGAVLTGASLKRVVFDESTVWPDGFEPSSIGPARPRPLPPVRPRTYDEFAVRDGPAE from the coding sequence ATGACGCGCATCGAAGACCGCACGCCCCCGCTCCCCCGCCACCCCATCCGAACGGACAAGATCGCCCGCGTCGGCGCGTCCTGGCGCCAGCGGCTCTCGGCTCCCTTCATCGTCACCGCACTCCTGGGCATGGCCGCCTTGGCCTGTGCCATCCTGCTCCCCCGTCACCTGCTCGCCTGGGACTTGGGATCCGCGCAACCGCCGGCCGACTACGCGGCCGCCGTGAACAACATCCGTACAGCCCTGCTCCAGGGAGTAGGCGGCCTGGTGCTTCTGGTGGGCGCCTACCTCACCTGGCGCCAGCTCCAGCTCAGCCGCCACGGCCAGGCCACCGAATCGTTCGCCGCCGCGATCGCCCACCTGGGCGATTCCAGCGTGGACGTCCGACTCGGCGGCATCTACGCCCTGGAACGCATCGCACGCTCCTCCGCAGCTGACCGCCGCACCATCGGCGAGATCCTCACCGCATTCATCGGCACCCGCACCCGCCACCCTCACAGAAACGCCCAGGACGCCCAGCGCACGGCCGCGACCCCCGACGATTCGGTCAACCTCTCCCTCCGAGCTCCGGACCTCCACGCGGCACTCACCGTTCTCGGCCGCCGCCAATCAGTGAGAGGCCAGGTGCTCGGTCTGGACCGGGTGGTCCTGCCCAAGGCCAACCTCGCCTCCGCCCGGCTCCAGGATGTGGATCTCCATTTCAGCGATCTCACCGAATCCTCCCTCGTCGGAGTCGATCTGACCCGTGCAGATCTGACTGGAGTACGGCTGGCCGGGGCGATCCTCCCCGACGCGGTCCTCTACCAGGCCGATTTACGTGACGCCGTCCTGACCGGCATCATCGCCGAGGGCATCGACCTGCGCGCCACCGATCTGAGCAAAGCTGACCTGCGTAACGCCAACCTGTGTGGCGCCCGCCTCGATTACAGCGATCTCCGCGGAGCCACTCTGAGCGGAGCCGTGCTGACCGGCGCCTCCCTGAAACGGGTGGTTTTCGATGAGAGCACCGTCTGGCCTGACGGCTTCGAACCCTCCTCGATCGGACCAGCCCGGCCACGACCACTCCCACCCGTCCGTCCCCGGACCTACGACGAATTCGCAGTCAGGGACGGGCCGGCTGAGTGA
- a CDS encoding alpha/beta fold hydrolase, whose protein sequence is MNDVQTKMLQVPGARLHYEVRGSGPLLLMIPGAPADAGALAALAAVLADRYTVVTYDQRGLSRSPLTGPPADQDVTVFSADASRLLAALTAEPAYVLGNSGGALTALDLATRHPEQVRALIAHEPPLPELLPDRDHWRAAFQNVHDTYREHGAGAAMGKFITTVDGENATPPPMPDPSRMPPEALEMMGRIQGNLDHFLSHILLPVLRFTPDVAALRSGSVPIAVGVGIASGDGVPALSARVLADRLDTAPLVFPGDHQGLATDATTSADIIHTTLA, encoded by the coding sequence ATGAACGATGTCCAGACCAAGATGCTCCAGGTGCCCGGTGCGCGTCTGCACTACGAGGTCCGGGGATCCGGGCCGCTGCTGCTGATGATCCCCGGCGCGCCCGCCGACGCCGGAGCGCTGGCCGCCCTGGCGGCCGTGCTGGCCGACCGCTACACCGTGGTCACCTACGACCAGCGCGGTCTGTCTCGCAGCCCGTTGACCGGACCGCCCGCCGACCAGGACGTCACGGTGTTCAGCGCCGACGCCTCCCGGCTGCTGGCCGCCCTGACCGCCGAACCTGCCTACGTGTTGGGCAACAGCGGCGGCGCGCTCACCGCCCTGGACCTGGCCACCCGTCATCCCGAACAGGTCCGCGCCCTGATCGCCCACGAGCCGCCGCTCCCCGAGCTGCTGCCCGACCGCGACCACTGGCGAGCCGCCTTCCAGAACGTGCACGACACCTACCGCGAACACGGCGCCGGCGCGGCGATGGGTAAGTTCATCACCACCGTCGACGGGGAGAACGCCACCCCTCCCCCGATGCCCGACCCCTCCCGGATGCCGCCTGAGGCGCTGGAGATGATGGGCCGCATCCAGGGCAACCTGGACCACTTCCTGTCCCACATCCTGCTGCCCGTACTGCGCTTCACCCCTGACGTCGCCGCGCTGCGCTCCGGCTCTGTCCCGATCGCCGTCGGCGTCGGGATCGCCTCCGGCGACGGAGTCCCCGCCCTGTCGGCCCGGGTGCTGGCCGACCGGCTCGACACCGCGCCGCTGGTCTTCCCCGGCGACCACCAGGGCCTGGCGACCGACGCCACCACCAGCGCCGACATCATCCACACCACCCTGGCCTGA
- a CDS encoding DedA family protein: MSLRAQPGLSGGERSGAEQREDDGRSSPAGRQRYIMIAPLSAVLPVLARLWGLSGGSGYLTIAMLVLLENFGVPVPGETVLIAGAAYAGQGHLNIVAVAAVAFFAAVIGDNIGYGIGRAGGRRLVTRYGRYLLLTPARFARAERFVARHGTKIIIGARFIEGLRQLNGVIAGTTGMPWRRFLAYNALGAALWVALWTVLGSYAGRHLVTIEDDLRHYQWYAITALALLAGAYAGLHLVRRRRHARHGPRQP; the protein is encoded by the coding sequence GTGAGTCTCCGAGCTCAACCGGGCCTGTCGGGCGGTGAGCGCTCCGGTGCCGAGCAGCGCGAGGATGACGGCCGCTCCTCACCCGCCGGCCGACAGCGGTACATCATGATCGCGCCGCTGTCCGCTGTCCTGCCCGTGCTTGCGCGGCTGTGGGGACTGAGCGGTGGATCCGGCTATCTCACCATCGCGATGCTGGTGTTGCTGGAGAACTTCGGCGTCCCGGTGCCCGGCGAGACCGTGCTCATCGCCGGCGCGGCCTACGCCGGCCAGGGCCACCTCAACATCGTGGCCGTCGCCGCCGTGGCGTTCTTCGCCGCGGTGATCGGCGACAACATCGGCTATGGCATCGGCCGTGCCGGCGGCCGCCGCCTGGTCACCCGCTACGGCCGCTACCTGCTGTTGACCCCCGCCCGCTTCGCGCGAGCCGAACGGTTCGTCGCCCGCCACGGCACCAAGATCATCATTGGGGCGCGGTTCATCGAAGGTCTGCGCCAGCTCAACGGCGTCATCGCCGGCACCACTGGCATGCCCTGGCGCCGCTTCCTCGCCTACAACGCCCTCGGCGCCGCCCTCTGGGTCGCCCTATGGACAGTCCTCGGCTCCTACGCCGGCCGCCACCTGGTCACCATCGAAGACGACCTGCGCCACTACCAGTGGTACGCCATCACGGCACTCGCCCTGCTCGCCGGCGCCTACGCGGGCCTCCACCTCGTCCGCCGACGACGACATGCCCGCCACGGCCCCCGGCAGCCCTGA
- a CDS encoding TIR domain-containing protein, translated as MTVLAGRDDLTPAGADAEAVAGERHVAAEPLAVAGKRYAAFISYSRSARGAFAPAIQRGLQQLARPWHRRRALEVFRDTTGLAVTAELWPSIRSNLDRSAWFVLLASPESARSRWVGKEIGRWIEVKGPQTIMIVVTDGGCVWDEAAGDFDRAASTAVHPALHGAFGVEPRYLDMRWAHEDVHLTLRNASFRGAIAELAAPMHGLAKDELEGEDVRAQRRRVQVITGSVLAMAVLLVLSVVAGLIAVQQRDLAEVRRQDALSRQLAARSENLDDTDPVLSRLLAVAGWRIMQTPDAHAGLLNALANPSVGGFPGHSGKLNGAAFSPDGRSLATTGEDGTVRLWDPVTRRQLGQPLTGHSGPAQDVAFSPDGRSLATTGEDGTVRLWDPVTRRQLGQPLTGHSGAIYGVAFSPDGRTLASAGVDGSVRLWDPATRRGLGRPLGNPGPVYDVAFSPDGRTLATGGNDKVVRLWDAVTRRRLGRPLSGHTETVLRVAFSPDGKTLASAGDDGTVRLWDPVTHRQLGKALTGHTDNVIWEVRFSPDGRSLASVGGDGTVRLWDPATHRQLGEALTGHTDQARAMAFSPDGGTLASAGNDGMIRLWNPAVHRRLGRPLTGHTGPIRALTFSPDGRTLATAGDDKTVRLWDPVTREETAAPLTGHTDAVLGVAFSPDGRVLAGAGGDRTVLLWDAATGRRIGAPLTGHSGPVYDVAFGSGGRVLASAGADGTVRLWDVRTRRPLGQPLTGHTDTIWTVTFSPDGRTLATGGLDTTIRFWDAATGRRLGAPLTGHPGPVYDLAFSPDGRTLAGAGVDGTVRLWDVRTRRPLGQPLTGHTGTVLRVAFSRDGRLLASTGVDGTIRFWDPEAYRQIGRPMTGSGGSSLGVAFSPDGRTLATAGEDGAARLWGTATAADPVALLCATAGRTLTDAEWSLHLKDEPRRPVCP; from the coding sequence GTGACGGTTCTGGCCGGACGGGACGATCTCACCCCGGCGGGCGCGGACGCCGAGGCCGTGGCCGGTGAGCGGCACGTGGCCGCCGAGCCCCTCGCCGTCGCCGGTAAGCGGTACGCGGCCTTCATCTCCTATTCGCGGAGCGCCCGGGGAGCGTTCGCCCCCGCCATCCAGCGGGGGCTGCAACAGCTGGCCAGGCCCTGGCATCGCCGGCGGGCGCTGGAGGTCTTCCGGGACACGACCGGCCTGGCGGTCACCGCGGAGCTGTGGCCCAGCATCCGCTCCAACCTCGACAGGTCCGCCTGGTTCGTCCTCCTGGCTTCACCGGAGTCCGCCCGGTCCAGGTGGGTCGGCAAGGAGATCGGCCGGTGGATCGAGGTCAAGGGGCCACAGACGATCATGATCGTGGTGACCGACGGGGGCTGCGTCTGGGACGAGGCGGCCGGCGACTTCGACCGCGCGGCCTCCACCGCCGTCCATCCGGCGCTGCACGGCGCCTTCGGCGTCGAACCCCGCTACCTGGACATGAGATGGGCGCACGAGGACGTCCATCTGACCCTGCGGAACGCGTCCTTCCGCGGCGCGATCGCGGAACTGGCCGCGCCCATGCACGGCCTCGCCAAGGACGAGCTCGAAGGCGAGGACGTCCGGGCGCAGCGCCGGAGGGTCCAGGTGATCACCGGCTCGGTGCTGGCGATGGCGGTGCTGCTCGTCCTGTCCGTCGTGGCGGGCCTGATCGCGGTCCAGCAGCGTGACCTGGCGGAGGTCAGACGTCAGGACGCCCTGTCACGCCAACTGGCGGCGCGGAGCGAGAACCTCGACGACACCGACCCCGTCCTGTCCCGGCTGCTCGCCGTGGCCGGGTGGCGGATCATGCAGACACCGGACGCCCACGCCGGTCTGCTGAACGCGCTCGCCAACCCCTCGGTGGGCGGTTTCCCCGGCCACAGCGGGAAGCTCAACGGAGCCGCGTTCAGTCCCGACGGCCGCTCCCTCGCCACGACGGGGGAGGACGGCACGGTCAGGTTGTGGGATCCCGTCACCCGCCGGCAGCTCGGGCAGCCCCTCACCGGCCACAGCGGCCCGGCCCAGGACGTGGCGTTCAGTCCCGACGGCCGGTCTCTCGCCACGACGGGGGAGGACGGCACGGTCAGGTTGTGGGACCCTGTCACCCGCCGGCAGCTCGGGCAGCCCCTCACCGGCCACAGCGGCGCGATCTACGGGGTGGCGTTCAGCCCCGACGGGCGGACGCTCGCCAGCGCCGGGGTCGACGGTTCCGTCAGGTTGTGGGACCCCGCCACCCGCCGCGGGCTCGGGCGTCCGCTCGGCAACCCCGGTCCGGTGTACGACGTGGCGTTCAGCCCCGACGGCCGCACCCTCGCGACGGGAGGCAACGACAAGGTCGTCCGGCTATGGGACGCGGTCACCCGCCGCCGGCTCGGCCGCCCGCTCTCCGGGCACACCGAGACGGTGCTGCGGGTGGCGTTCAGTCCCGACGGGAAGACGCTGGCCAGCGCGGGGGACGACGGCACGGTCAGGCTGTGGGATCCAGTCACCCACCGGCAGCTCGGGAAGGCCCTCACCGGCCACACCGACAACGTCATCTGGGAGGTGAGATTCAGCCCCGACGGCCGGTCCCTGGCCAGCGTGGGAGGTGACGGCACGGTCAGGCTGTGGGATCCGGCCACCCACCGGCAGCTCGGGGAGGCCCTCACCGGCCACACCGACCAGGCCAGGGCCATGGCGTTCAGCCCCGACGGCGGGACCTTGGCCAGCGCGGGTAACGACGGCATGATCAGGCTGTGGAATCCCGCCGTCCATCGCCGGCTCGGGCGGCCTCTCACCGGTCATACCGGCCCGATCAGGGCGCTGACCTTCAGCCCCGACGGCAGGACCCTCGCCACCGCCGGGGACGACAAGACGGTCAGGTTGTGGGATCCCGTCACCCGTGAGGAGACCGCCGCGCCGCTCACGGGTCACACCGACGCCGTCCTGGGGGTGGCGTTCAGCCCGGACGGCCGTGTGCTCGCCGGCGCCGGAGGGGACCGGACCGTACTGCTCTGGGACGCCGCCACCGGGCGGCGGATCGGGGCGCCGCTCACCGGGCACTCCGGCCCGGTGTACGACGTGGCGTTCGGTTCCGGCGGGCGGGTCCTGGCAAGCGCGGGCGCCGACGGGACGGTCAGGCTGTGGGACGTGCGGACGCGCCGGCCGCTGGGCCAACCGCTCACCGGGCACACCGACACGATCTGGACGGTGACCTTCAGCCCCGACGGCAGGACCCTCGCCACCGGCGGCCTCGACACCACGATCAGGTTCTGGGACGCCGCCACCGGCCGGCGGCTCGGGGCGCCGCTCACCGGGCACCCCGGTCCGGTGTACGACCTGGCCTTCAGCCCCGACGGCAGGACCCTCGCCGGCGCCGGAGTCGACGGGACGGTCAGGCTGTGGGACGTGCGGACGCGCCGGCCGCTGGGCCAACCGCTCACCGGGCACACGGGCACGGTGCTGCGGGTGGCGTTCAGCCGGGACGGACGGCTGCTCGCCAGCACCGGGGTCGATGGGACGATCAGGTTCTGGGACCCCGAGGCGTACCGGCAGATCGGCCGGCCGATGACCGGCTCCGGCGGCTCGTCCCTGGGGGTGGCGTTCAGCCCCGACGGCCGTACCCTCGCGACCGCGGGCGAGGACGGCGCCGCGCGGTTGTGGGGGACCGCGACGGCGGCCGACCCGGTGGCGCTGCTCTGCGCGACGGCGGGCCGTACCCTCACCGACGCCGAGTGGAGCCTGCACCTGAAGGACGAGCCGCGCCGGCCCGTCTGTCCATAG
- a CDS encoding dihydrofolate reductase family protein gives MTDGLTARKIAAGLFISLDGVVEAPERWHFPYLSEEMGAVVGQMYAEADTLLLGRVTYEAFAAVWPHQTGEMADAINGIGKVVASTTLTQVTWDNSTLIEGDLVAAVKELKEQPGGTIALSGSVSLVRTLLAAGLLDELRLLVHPLVVGAGMRLFPEDTPPVPLELARSATFANGVLDLTYQPA, from the coding sequence ATGACTGACGGCCTTACGGCGCGGAAGATCGCGGCTGGGCTGTTCATCTCGCTGGACGGCGTGGTGGAGGCGCCGGAGAGGTGGCACTTCCCGTACCTGAGCGAGGAGATGGGTGCGGTGGTCGGTCAGATGTACGCCGAGGCCGACACGCTGCTGCTGGGCCGGGTCACCTACGAGGCGTTCGCCGCGGTGTGGCCGCACCAGACCGGTGAGATGGCCGACGCGATCAACGGCATCGGCAAGGTCGTGGCCTCCACGACCCTGACCCAGGTCACCTGGGACAACTCCACCCTGATCGAGGGTGACCTGGTCGCGGCGGTGAAGGAGCTCAAGGAGCAGCCCGGCGGCACGATCGCGCTGTCGGGCAGCGTCAGCCTGGTCCGCACCCTGCTGGCGGCCGGTCTGCTGGACGAGCTGCGGCTGCTGGTCCACCCGCTGGTGGTCGGCGCCGGCATGCGCCTGTTCCCCGAGGACACCCCACCGGTCCCGCTGGAGCTGGCCCGGTCGGCCACCTTCGCCAACGGCGTCCTCGACCTGACCTACCAGCCCGCCTGA
- a CDS encoding Chromate resistance protein ChrB, producing MTVKAEVGWLILVIKLPAEPSRHRVAAWRELRKIGAVPLGQGVWTVPDVPVFAHGLARVLELTEQAKGQAITMRASGHGPEDATRLQALFTAARSADWTEFLADCGKFGQELAKEIRNAKFTLAELEEEEQSLERLRRWYRDLTARDVFGAPEAAEAAERLKQCVAACEDYAEKVFSALHQTSPENP from the coding sequence GTGACAGTAAAGGCAGAAGTTGGCTGGCTGATCCTGGTGATCAAACTGCCCGCGGAGCCATCGCGGCACCGAGTGGCAGCCTGGCGGGAGTTGCGCAAGATCGGCGCGGTGCCGCTCGGCCAGGGCGTATGGACGGTACCGGACGTGCCCGTCTTCGCCCACGGTCTGGCACGCGTGCTGGAACTCACCGAACAGGCCAAAGGCCAGGCCATCACCATGCGCGCATCCGGCCACGGTCCCGAGGACGCCACCCGTCTGCAGGCACTGTTCACCGCCGCGCGCTCCGCGGACTGGACCGAGTTCCTGGCCGACTGCGGCAAGTTCGGCCAGGAACTGGCCAAGGAGATCCGCAACGCCAAGTTCACGCTGGCCGAACTGGAAGAAGAGGAGCAGAGCCTGGAGCGGCTGCGCCGCTGGTACCGGGACCTGACGGCCCGGGACGTGTTCGGGGCACCCGAGGCGGCCGAGGCCGCCGAGCGACTCAAGCAGTGCGTCGCGGCCTGCGAGGACTACGCGGAAAAGGTGTTCAGCGCCCTGCACCAGACATCACCGGAGAATCCATGA
- a CDS encoding TetR/AcrR family transcriptional regulator has translation MAGNTSVRRSQHERTKATMGALVAAARELFVAEGFSATAVDAICARAGVTRGAFYHHFSNKEHIFREVYAADQKDLALIVRQAFQAQPDPWDGMSAGCRRLLEASLEPAVRQITLVEAPGALGWSAMRDIQAGCKEQMRRGLAIAIEAGCIPDRPLDPATSLLYGGICESALDIARASDQRAALEGSLAELDLVLAGVAHRSAPGCAHSERRGAV, from the coding sequence GTGGCAGGGAACACGAGTGTGCGCCGGAGCCAGCACGAGCGCACCAAGGCGACCATGGGTGCGCTGGTGGCGGCGGCGCGCGAGCTGTTCGTCGCCGAGGGTTTCTCCGCCACCGCGGTGGACGCGATCTGTGCCAGGGCCGGCGTGACACGTGGCGCTTTCTACCATCACTTCAGTAACAAGGAGCACATCTTCCGCGAGGTCTACGCCGCCGACCAGAAGGACCTCGCATTGATCGTCCGGCAGGCGTTCCAGGCCCAGCCGGATCCGTGGGACGGGATGTCGGCGGGCTGCCGGCGCCTGCTGGAGGCATCCCTCGAACCCGCCGTACGCCAGATCACGCTGGTCGAGGCGCCGGGCGCGCTCGGCTGGTCTGCCATGCGAGACATCCAGGCCGGATGCAAGGAGCAGATGCGGCGCGGGCTGGCCATCGCGATCGAGGCCGGGTGCATCCCCGATCGGCCGTTGGACCCCGCCACCTCGCTGCTGTACGGGGGGATCTGCGAGAGCGCCCTGGACATCGCACGCGCCTCGGATCAGCGGGCCGCGCTGGAGGGCTCGCTGGCCGAACTCGATCTGGTGCTCGCCGGCGTCGCTCACCGTTCTGCTCCAGGCTGCGCGCACAGCGAGCGGCGGGGTGCCGTCTGA
- a CDS encoding MFS transporter, translated as MNSADAAQAAPRRQMWPLYAAGFTTAFGAHGIAANLGGFSEDAVTSLLVLGGLLALYDGAEVLLKPLFGTLADRVGARPVLLGGLIAFAAASAAYAVADSPGWLWAARLGQGAAASAFSPSASALVARLNPAAKHGRAFGSYGFHKSIGYTLGPLLGGVLVWAGGMRLLFAVLAVLGVAVAAWALLAVPAVPPLPKTRQTVLDLARRLADPAFLGPTAALAAATAALSVGVGFLPVTGAAAGLGTIATGAAVSVLAACAALVQPRTGRALDEGRITARGGITAGLLLTAAGLGCAMVPGLPGLLSGAALIGAGTGLITPLGFAALAASTPTERLGQTMGAAELGRELGDAGGPLLVAAIATMTSLTYGYAALAFLLAIGPVLIITMLRRTNTAPNNARTPSRPLPTDTEKTT; from the coding sequence ATGAACTCGGCGGATGCCGCCCAGGCGGCGCCACGCCGGCAGATGTGGCCGCTGTACGCGGCCGGGTTCACCACCGCCTTCGGCGCGCACGGCATCGCCGCCAACCTCGGCGGCTTCTCCGAGGACGCGGTCACCTCACTGCTGGTGCTGGGCGGCCTGCTGGCCCTGTACGACGGGGCCGAGGTGCTGCTCAAGCCGCTGTTCGGCACGCTCGCCGACCGCGTCGGAGCCCGCCCGGTGCTGCTGGGCGGGCTCATCGCCTTCGCCGCCGCCTCGGCGGCCTACGCCGTCGCCGACAGCCCCGGCTGGCTGTGGGCGGCCCGCCTGGGACAGGGCGCCGCGGCCTCCGCCTTCTCCCCCTCGGCCTCCGCACTGGTCGCCCGCCTCAACCCGGCAGCCAAGCACGGCCGCGCCTTCGGCTCCTACGGCTTTCACAAGTCCATCGGCTACACCCTCGGCCCGCTGCTCGGCGGCGTGTTGGTGTGGGCCGGAGGAATGCGGCTGCTGTTCGCGGTACTGGCGGTGCTCGGCGTGGCGGTCGCCGCCTGGGCCCTGCTCGCCGTCCCGGCCGTACCCCCGCTGCCCAAGACCCGACAGACGGTGCTCGATCTGGCCAGACGCCTCGCCGATCCGGCCTTCCTCGGCCCGACCGCGGCACTGGCCGCGGCGACCGCCGCGCTGTCGGTCGGCGTGGGCTTCCTGCCCGTCACCGGCGCCGCGGCCGGCCTGGGCACCATCGCCACCGGAGCGGCGGTGTCGGTGCTCGCCGCCTGCGCCGCCCTCGTCCAGCCCAGAACCGGACGCGCCCTCGACGAGGGACGTATCACCGCACGCGGCGGCATCACCGCAGGACTGCTGCTCACCGCCGCGGGCCTGGGCTGCGCCATGGTGCCCGGCCTGCCCGGCCTGCTGTCCGGCGCCGCTCTGATCGGCGCCGGAACCGGCCTGATCACCCCCCTGGGGTTCGCCGCCCTGGCCGCCTCCACCCCCACCGAACGCCTCGGCCAGACCATGGGCGCCGCCGAACTGGGACGCGAACTCGGCGACGCGGGCGGCCCGCTCCTGGTCGCCGCCATCGCCACAATGACCAGCCTCACCTACGGCTACGCCGCGCTCGCCTTCCTGCTCGCCATCGGCCCCGTGCTCATCATCACGATGCTCCGCCGCACCAACACCGCGCCGAACAACGCGCGAACCCCCTCCCGTCCTTTGCCCACCGACACGGAGAAGACGACCTGA